The Terriglobus tenax genome contains a region encoding:
- a CDS encoding DHA2 family efflux MFS transporter permease subunit, with protein MAEAGRKQINPWVVALTVTIATFMELLDTSIANVALPHIAGGLGRSFDEVTWILTTYLVANAVILPMSAWLSRVFGRKTYYMLCVALFTVTSFFCGIAPSLNVILIARVLQGIAGGGLAPVEQSILVDTFPPAKRASAFALYTVAIVTAPAIGPVLGGWITDNFNWRWVFFINIPIGIASLLLTERFVHDPPAFEEERRKIKAAGGSKIDGVGIALIGIGSAALEIVLDRGQIDDWFGSTTICWLLAIAVTCWGTAIWWELRAPDPIVEFHMLANRNFAIACVFYFVFGVGLFATTTMIPQVLQSLYGYRAMDAGLVLGPGALVITFLAPVAAQLVQRGIVHPRVMIGVSLSVVGASMFYYSNLTLQTDYFHYAFARAYQGLGYAFLFVPLTVLAYSGLRPDQNNKASSLTNLFRNWGGSFGVAFVTTMSERRQNFHQERLGSNLTASGGALQQTVHQITSYLQAHGMSAADATSGAYAQVYAMLEAQTRMLGFMDCFRMMGWATLAVAPLVLLAKHFRAGGKAPAGH; from the coding sequence GTGGCGGAAGCCGGACGAAAGCAGATCAATCCGTGGGTGGTGGCGTTGACGGTCACCATTGCCACCTTCATGGAGCTTCTGGACACCTCCATCGCGAACGTAGCGCTGCCGCACATTGCCGGCGGCCTGGGACGCAGCTTTGACGAGGTGACCTGGATTCTGACCACCTACCTGGTGGCGAATGCGGTCATCCTGCCGATGTCGGCCTGGCTGAGCCGCGTGTTCGGGCGCAAGACGTATTACATGCTCTGCGTGGCGCTGTTTACGGTGACCAGCTTCTTCTGCGGCATTGCGCCAAGCCTGAACGTCATCCTGATTGCGCGTGTGTTGCAGGGGATTGCGGGCGGTGGACTGGCCCCGGTGGAGCAGTCGATCCTGGTGGATACTTTTCCCCCGGCGAAGCGGGCGAGCGCGTTTGCGCTGTACACGGTGGCGATTGTGACCGCACCGGCGATTGGGCCGGTGCTGGGCGGATGGATCACGGACAACTTCAACTGGCGGTGGGTCTTTTTTATCAACATTCCCATCGGCATAGCCAGCCTGCTTCTGACGGAGCGGTTCGTGCATGATCCGCCTGCCTTTGAAGAGGAGCGGCGGAAGATCAAGGCCGCGGGTGGCAGCAAGATTGATGGCGTGGGCATTGCGTTGATCGGTATCGGGTCGGCGGCGCTGGAGATTGTGCTCGACCGTGGACAGATTGATGACTGGTTCGGCAGTACGACCATCTGCTGGCTTCTGGCCATTGCCGTTACCTGCTGGGGAACAGCGATCTGGTGGGAGCTGCGCGCGCCCGATCCGATTGTCGAGTTTCACATGCTGGCCAACCGTAACTTTGCCATTGCCTGTGTCTTCTACTTCGTCTTCGGCGTGGGATTGTTTGCGACAACGACGATGATTCCCCAGGTGCTGCAGAGCCTGTACGGCTATCGCGCGATGGACGCCGGGCTGGTGCTTGGGCCGGGGGCGCTGGTGATTACCTTCCTCGCCCCGGTGGCGGCGCAACTGGTGCAGCGCGGCATCGTGCATCCACGGGTGATGATTGGGGTGAGCCTGAGCGTGGTGGGCGCGTCGATGTTCTATTACAGCAACCTGACGCTGCAGACGGACTACTTCCACTACGCCTTTGCCCGCGCTTACCAGGGGCTTGGGTATGCGTTTCTGTTTGTTCCGTTGACGGTGCTGGCATACTCCGGTCTGCGACCGGACCAGAACAACAAGGCATCGAGCCTGACCAACCTGTTCCGCAACTGGGGCGGCAGCTTCGGCGTGGCGTTTGTTACGACGATGAGCGAACGAAGGCAGAACTTTCACCAGGAAAGGCTTGGGTCAAACCTTACCGCCTCGGGTGGTGCGCTGCAGCAGACGGTCCACCAGATTACCTCGTATCTGCAGGCGCATGGCATGAGCGCGGCCGACGCGACGAGCGGAGCGTATGCGCAGGTCTACGCCATGCTGGAGGCGCAGACGCGCATGCTCGGTTTCATGGACTGCTTCCGCATGATGGGCTGGGCGACGCTGGCTGTAGCGCCCCTGGTCCTGCTGGCGAAGCACTTCCGTGCGGGAGGGAAGGCTCCGGCGGGGCATTGA
- a CDS encoding TetR/AcrR family transcriptional regulator: MKKGDQTRERILAQAAPVFNTHGYEGATLSQLMQATGLEKGGIYRHFRNKEDLAAESFKYAWSEVLQARLAGLDQVPTSLGKLRHILDNFIEVRSPIPGGCPLLNTASDSDDGNPVLRDLAEKTLRGWKMRLMGILEGGIAAGEIQPLVSPKTTANVMIATLEGAVMMTRLEGNYDALKDARTALIAYLDSIAVKG, translated from the coding sequence ATGAAAAAAGGCGACCAAACCCGCGAACGCATCCTGGCCCAGGCAGCGCCGGTCTTCAATACCCATGGCTACGAAGGAGCCACTCTTTCGCAGCTTATGCAGGCCACGGGGCTGGAAAAAGGCGGTATATACCGTCACTTTCGCAACAAGGAAGACCTGGCCGCGGAGAGCTTCAAGTACGCCTGGAGCGAGGTGCTGCAGGCACGGCTGGCCGGGCTGGACCAGGTTCCTACCTCTCTCGGAAAGCTACGGCACATCCTCGACAACTTTATCGAGGTCCGCTCCCCGATCCCCGGCGGCTGCCCGCTGCTGAACACCGCCTCCGACAGCGACGACGGCAACCCGGTGCTGCGCGATCTGGCGGAAAAGACGCTGCGCGGCTGGAAGATGCGCCTTATGGGGATCCTGGAAGGCGGCATCGCCGCGGGAGAGATTCAGCCGCTGGTCTCCCCCAAGACCACGGCCAACGTCATGATCGCGACGCTCGAAGGCGCGGTCATGATGACCCGTCTTGAAGGCAACTACGATGCCCTGAAAGACGCGCGCACCGCGCTGATAGCGTATCTGGACTCCATCGCCGTGAAGGGTTGA
- a CDS encoding ArnT family glycosyltransferase produces the protein MTTLLARIERNTLLNRLRDNFDSPIKLLPAIVFCALAIRLLVAAFCAGDIAKATFDHGDFGAEMGWVARALYLGHGYSAPFLPMTGPTALVPPIYPYLMTMAFKVFGLYTVQAAYAMLALNGLFSALTCIPVYFSVRNVAGERAARWAAWGWALYPFAIYFSASQVWDYALTSLLFACCFWAAQVLHRSHRSIGWAAFGALFGITLLSNPSVLTSLPFLLMIAGWRVRRAGGPWIRRMAVALLATIIVVLPWSIRNQRALHTAVPLRDGFWLEFYAGNHGDTSVTNPPEAHPASNAYEMKKWVEMGETAYLQEKHDLSIHFIRQYPIYFAGVTLRRALRYWTSFWSFNPSYLKREPFDIPNWFFCTGLTLLMLRGIRRWVSQDWRSAMPYLVLITLFPIPYYLTHASMDYRQPIEPQILALVVVGIVGLQPQESYEPEEMEEEFDVDAAEAGLQPAN, from the coding sequence ATGACGACATTGCTCGCTCGCATCGAGCGCAATACTCTGCTGAACCGTCTCCGGGACAACTTCGACTCTCCCATTAAACTGCTGCCAGCCATCGTCTTCTGCGCGCTTGCAATCCGTTTGCTGGTTGCTGCTTTTTGTGCGGGAGATATTGCCAAGGCAACCTTTGATCACGGTGACTTCGGCGCCGAAATGGGATGGGTCGCCCGGGCTCTTTACCTTGGCCATGGCTACAGCGCCCCCTTCCTGCCTATGACCGGGCCAACCGCCCTGGTGCCGCCCATCTATCCGTACCTGATGACGATGGCGTTCAAGGTCTTTGGCCTGTACACGGTGCAGGCTGCTTATGCCATGCTGGCGCTCAATGGCCTGTTCTCCGCTCTGACCTGCATCCCGGTTTACTTCAGCGTCCGCAACGTGGCCGGTGAGCGTGCCGCGCGCTGGGCCGCATGGGGATGGGCTCTGTATCCCTTCGCGATCTATTTCTCGGCGTCGCAGGTGTGGGACTACGCCCTGACCTCTCTGCTGTTCGCCTGCTGCTTCTGGGCCGCGCAGGTGCTGCATCGGTCGCACCGTTCCATCGGGTGGGCGGCGTTTGGCGCTCTGTTCGGCATTACGCTGTTGTCGAATCCTTCCGTGCTGACCTCTCTGCCGTTCCTTCTGATGATCGCTGGTTGGCGCGTTCGCCGTGCCGGAGGCCCGTGGATTCGCCGCATGGCCGTGGCCCTCCTCGCCACCATCATCGTGGTTCTCCCCTGGTCCATCCGTAACCAGCGCGCTCTGCATACCGCTGTGCCGCTGCGAGATGGCTTCTGGCTGGAGTTCTACGCGGGCAACCACGGTGACACCTCGGTCACTAATCCGCCTGAGGCGCACCCGGCAAGCAACGCCTATGAGATGAAGAAATGGGTTGAGATGGGCGAGACCGCCTACCTGCAGGAGAAGCACGATCTCTCTATCCATTTCATCCGGCAGTACCCCATCTACTTCGCAGGTGTCACCCTGCGTCGTGCGTTGCGCTACTGGACCAGCTTCTGGAGCTTCAATCCCAGCTACCTGAAGCGCGAACCCTTCGACATTCCCAACTGGTTCTTCTGCACGGGGTTGACGCTGCTGATGCTTCGCGGCATCCGCCGCTGGGTCAGCCAGGACTGGCGCTCAGCGATGCCCTACCTGGTGCTGATCACGCTCTTTCCCATTCCGTACTATCTGACGCATGCGTCCATGGACTACCGTCAGCCCATTGAGCCGCAGATTCTCGCGCTGGTCGTAGTAGGAATCGTGGGCCTGCAGCCGCAGGAGAGCTACGAACCGGAAGAAATGGAAGAAGAGTTCGACGTGGATGCGGCTGAGGCAGGGCTACAGCCCGCAAACTAG
- a CDS encoding TrmH family RNA methyltransferase, with protein sequence MSQAITSRTNPRLKQLRAALNGQPRLSDGLIGLEGEHLLEEALRSGVEVRTVFLREDRALPGSLPNHPDFEVLTVAKDAFVSATETPQGIAALAVPPLHDVDDLLRGRPLIVITEALQDPGNLGTIIRTAEAFGATGILTLPGTVSPWNQKALRASAGSALRLPVVAGDRSTIDLLRGKGVRILAAVPADGIPATKAGLVEPCAILLGNEGAGLSPSMLGLADERITIPTPGPTESLNAAIAGSILLYEAARQRAGE encoded by the coding sequence ATGTCGCAAGCGATCACAAGCCGAACCAATCCTCGCCTGAAGCAGCTTCGCGCTGCCCTGAATGGGCAACCCCGGCTTTCCGATGGGTTGATCGGCCTGGAAGGCGAGCACCTGCTGGAAGAGGCTCTTCGCAGCGGGGTGGAGGTCAGGACGGTTTTTCTGCGCGAGGACCGTGCCCTGCCGGGATCTCTTCCAAACCATCCAGACTTTGAGGTGCTGACGGTCGCAAAGGATGCCTTTGTTTCCGCAACGGAGACACCCCAGGGGATCGCGGCGCTGGCCGTCCCACCGCTGCATGATGTCGATGACCTGCTGCGCGGCAGACCGCTGATCGTCATTACGGAAGCCCTGCAGGATCCGGGCAACCTTGGCACTATCATTCGCACGGCAGAGGCGTTTGGCGCGACCGGCATACTAACCTTGCCGGGAACCGTTTCTCCGTGGAACCAGAAAGCCCTGCGGGCTTCTGCCGGCTCGGCCCTGCGGCTGCCTGTGGTGGCGGGGGATCGCTCAACCATTGACCTGCTGCGCGGCAAGGGTGTGCGCATTCTTGCAGCCGTCCCTGCGGACGGCATTCCTGCAACCAAGGCCGGACTGGTGGAACCGTGCGCCATCCTGCTGGGCAATGAAGGCGCGGGGCTGTCGCCCTCCATGCTTGGTCTGGCCGATGAGCGTATCACGATTCCAACACCGGGGCCGACCGAGAGCCTGAACGCCGCGATCGCCGGCAGCATCCTTTTATATGAAGCAGCGCGGCAGCGCGCAGGGGAATAG
- a CDS encoding replication-associated recombination protein A, translating to MGLFGGPPLAQDVSSSRAPLAERMRPRTLDEYAGQEHLLAPGKPLRTQIEQDDSASIILWGPPGVGKTTLAKIIARVTQATFIEFSAVLAGIKEIKQVMADAEKAAQMGSRTILFVDEIHRFNKAQQDAFLPYVERGSIRLIGATTENPSFEVNAALLSRCRVYTLQQLTQPQIVALLQRALTDEERGLGKLHVGAEEAALATLASYSSGDARYALNALEVAAKLAASRKQETLTEALVTDALQQRVLLYDKSGEQHYDLISALHKSVRNSDVDAALYWLGRMLAAGEDPMYVARRVVRMAVEDIGLAAPEALNLCLSARDAMHFLGSPEGELALAQAVAYIALAPKSNAVYTAWGAIQQDIQRTAAEPVPLHLRNAPTKLMKSLDYGRDYQYAHDVEGKVADMECLPPSLANRRYYQPTQDGREKLLAQRMDEIRRIRESKRKG from the coding sequence ATGGGTTTGTTTGGTGGACCTCCGTTGGCGCAGGACGTAAGTTCTTCGCGCGCTCCGCTGGCCGAGCGTATGCGCCCGCGCACGCTGGATGAATATGCCGGGCAGGAACATCTGCTTGCGCCGGGCAAACCGCTGCGCACACAAATAGAGCAGGACGACTCCGCGTCCATCATTCTCTGGGGTCCGCCGGGCGTGGGCAAGACCACGCTGGCCAAGATCATTGCACGCGTCACGCAAGCCACCTTCATTGAGTTCTCCGCCGTACTCGCGGGCATCAAGGAGATCAAGCAGGTGATGGCCGATGCGGAGAAGGCCGCGCAGATGGGATCGCGCACCATCCTGTTTGTCGACGAGATCCATCGCTTCAACAAGGCACAGCAGGATGCGTTTCTACCGTACGTGGAACGCGGCTCCATCCGCCTGATCGGTGCAACGACCGAGAACCCTTCGTTTGAAGTGAACGCGGCATTGCTGTCGCGATGCCGTGTCTACACGCTGCAACAGCTCACGCAGCCGCAGATTGTCGCGCTGCTGCAGCGCGCGCTGACGGATGAAGAGCGCGGCCTGGGCAAGCTGCATGTGGGCGCTGAAGAAGCTGCACTGGCCACGCTGGCCAGCTACTCCAGTGGAGATGCGCGCTATGCGCTGAATGCTCTGGAGGTTGCGGCCAAGCTGGCTGCTTCGCGCAAGCAGGAGACGCTGACCGAAGCCCTGGTGACCGATGCCCTGCAACAGCGCGTACTGCTGTATGACAAGAGTGGCGAGCAGCACTATGACCTGATCTCGGCTCTGCACAAGTCAGTACGCAACTCCGATGTGGACGCCGCGCTGTACTGGCTGGGACGCATGCTGGCCGCGGGTGAAGACCCGATGTACGTGGCGCGGCGCGTGGTGCGCATGGCCGTCGAAGACATTGGCCTGGCCGCTCCGGAGGCACTGAACCTGTGTCTCTCCGCACGCGATGCGATGCACTTTCTCGGCTCACCCGAGGGTGAGCTGGCATTGGCGCAGGCGGTTGCCTACATTGCGCTCGCACCGAAGTCGAACGCGGTGTACACGGCATGGGGAGCGATCCAGCAGGATATTCAACGCACAGCCGCAGAGCCGGTGCCGCTGCACCTGCGCAATGCCCCGACGAAACTGATGAAGTCTCTGGACTACGGCCGCGACTACCAGTACGCGCATGATGTGGAGGGCAAGGTGGCCGATATGGAGTGCCTGCCACCGTCGCTGGCCAACCGCCGCTACTATCAGCCCACGCAGGACGGCCGCGAGAAGCTGCTGGCACAGCGGATGGATGAGATACGACGCATTCGCGAGTCGAAACGGAAGGGCTAA
- a CDS encoding AI-2E family transporter — MAVYEPENPLKTAGGALLAWWRATTLDALIVGLIWWLGLTLIGVPLAPLWALLGGLLQFIPNFGPVLSVCGPAMALLFTDKDWYSYCWLLGLYGLIAAIDGLLIQPYLLKRTARVPWWAAFFGPIVLGIVIPFWGVLLAPPLLAIIFAFRKPKET; from the coding sequence TTGGCTGTATACGAACCTGAGAATCCACTGAAGACCGCCGGCGGAGCGTTGCTGGCATGGTGGCGTGCCACCACACTGGACGCGTTGATCGTCGGCCTGATCTGGTGGCTCGGACTCACGCTGATCGGTGTGCCACTGGCTCCGCTATGGGCTCTGCTCGGCGGCCTGCTGCAGTTCATTCCCAACTTCGGACCGGTGCTCAGCGTCTGCGGCCCGGCCATGGCGCTTCTGTTTACAGACAAGGACTGGTACAGCTACTGCTGGCTGCTTGGCCTATATGGACTGATCGCCGCCATCGACGGCCTGCTCATTCAGCCTTATCTGCTCAAGCGCACCGCACGCGTGCCCTGGTGGGCGGCCTTCTTCGGCCCCATCGTGCTGGGCATCGTCATCCCCTTCTGGGGAGTACTGCTGGCCCCGCCGCTGCTTGCGATCATCTTTGCGTTTCGAAAGCCGAAGGAGACTTAG
- a CDS encoding alpha-amylase domain-containing protein: MAVMMQAFYWDAPIAEEKQGEWWNHVKEFVPQLAASGINALWLPPISKAATITSNGYDPYDYFDLGDFDQKGGVKTLYGNRAELEALLNTVHEHKMGVYADMVINHNSGADEEEVNPLDGQKRWTKFAPKSGKFPRDWNCFHPSRYEQVMMEGENFAGFPHLCHRNPRVYEAMYEYARLLIEELKFDGFRFDFVKGFEPWMIGLLAKYRYERDGNEFVPFVVGEHWSSKEEIGGWLERVNRHTDSQIAAFDFPLRYKLKDLCDTLQYDLRDLTDDGAVVTKRPFNAVTFVDNHDMGDNQIVNDKMLAYSFILMNEGYPCIFWYDYFNNQLARPQTPNGIDALIDAHHRYAGGEACILHADPDLYILQRGGHEEQPGLIYVLNNLGDQWSGTSVKTKWPNQKFKPVAWDGHDTAHPDERTTDDEGNAEFPAPPRGYCVYVPVSE, encoded by the coding sequence ATGGCAGTAATGATGCAGGCCTTTTACTGGGATGCCCCGATTGCAGAAGAGAAGCAGGGCGAGTGGTGGAATCACGTGAAGGAGTTTGTGCCGCAGCTTGCCGCCTCCGGCATCAATGCGCTGTGGCTGCCGCCGATCTCGAAGGCTGCGACCATCACCTCCAACGGCTACGACCCGTATGACTACTTTGACCTGGGCGACTTTGACCAGAAGGGCGGCGTGAAGACGCTGTATGGCAACCGCGCCGAGTTGGAGGCGCTGCTCAACACGGTCCACGAGCACAAGATGGGCGTGTACGCCGACATGGTGATCAATCACAACTCCGGCGCGGACGAAGAAGAGGTCAACCCGCTGGACGGGCAGAAGCGGTGGACGAAGTTCGCGCCCAAGTCGGGTAAGTTTCCGCGCGACTGGAACTGCTTTCACCCCTCGCGCTATGAACAGGTGATGATGGAAGGCGAGAACTTCGCGGGCTTCCCGCACCTGTGTCATCGCAACCCCCGGGTCTATGAGGCGATGTACGAGTATGCCCGCCTGTTAATTGAGGAACTGAAGTTCGACGGCTTCCGCTTCGACTTTGTAAAAGGCTTTGAGCCGTGGATGATCGGCCTTCTGGCCAAGTATCGCTATGAGCGCGACGGCAACGAGTTTGTGCCGTTTGTTGTGGGCGAGCACTGGTCCAGCAAGGAAGAGATCGGCGGCTGGCTGGAGCGCGTCAATCGCCACACCGACTCGCAGATTGCCGCTTTTGATTTTCCGCTGCGTTACAAACTGAAGGACCTGTGCGACACGCTGCAGTATGACCTGCGCGACCTGACCGACGACGGCGCCGTGGTGACCAAGCGGCCCTTCAACGCCGTGACCTTCGTGGACAACCACGACATGGGCGACAACCAGATTGTGAACGACAAGATGCTGGCCTACTCCTTCATCCTGATGAACGAGGGCTACCCCTGCATCTTCTGGTACGACTACTTCAACAACCAGTTGGCGCGTCCACAGACGCCGAACGGCATTGACGCGCTGATTGATGCGCACCATCGCTACGCCGGCGGCGAGGCCTGCATTCTGCACGCCGACCCTGACCTGTACATTCTGCAACGCGGCGGCCACGAGGAACAGCCGGGCCTGATCTATGTGTTGAACAACCTGGGCGATCAGTGGTCAGGCACCTCCGTCAAGACCAAGTGGCCCAACCAGAAGTTCAAGCCGGTGGCATGGGACGGACATGACACGGCGCATCCGGATGAACGTACGACGGATGACGAAGGCAACGCAGAGTTCCCTGCACCGCCGCGGGGGTATTGCGTGTATGTGCCGGTGAGTGAGTAA
- a CDS encoding DinB family protein, whose protein sequence is MKFLRLATSSFVLALALCFASPLHAQTAQASLAKDTQTLSTKFTGLARVMAGKYDWKPGTGIRSVGEVFNLIVAENGMLLRTVTGATGPAEKPVPITDPEKLQAALKDSYAALDKAISALSDSDLKASVKLFGREMTKEDALHMLLSDQHEHLGQSIAYARMNGVVPPWSK, encoded by the coding sequence ATGAAATTCCTCCGTCTTGCCACGAGTTCCTTTGTGCTCGCACTCGCTCTTTGTTTTGCCTCGCCGCTCCACGCGCAGACCGCGCAGGCGTCGCTTGCCAAGGACACGCAGACCCTTTCAACCAAGTTCACTGGCCTGGCCCGCGTGATGGCCGGCAAGTATGACTGGAAGCCCGGTACGGGTATCCGGTCGGTGGGTGAGGTCTTCAACCTGATCGTCGCGGAGAACGGCATGCTGCTGCGCACCGTAACCGGCGCGACCGGACCCGCAGAAAAGCCCGTTCCGATTACCGATCCTGAAAAGCTGCAGGCGGCGTTGAAGGATTCGTACGCGGCCCTGGACAAGGCGATCAGCGCCCTGTCGGACAGCGATCTGAAGGCCAGCGTGAAGCTGTTTGGCCGTGAAATGACGAAGGAAGACGCGCTGCACATGCTGCTCTCTGACCAGCACGAGCATCTGGGCCAGTCGATTGCCTATGCGCGTATGAACGGCGTGGTTCCGCCGTGGTCGAAGTAG
- a CDS encoding MBL fold metallo-hydrolase, which translates to MKPFSLALYMALTAAALAQPSAARPPIVPGGETRHLTEHTYAIEDKDTTPGVPNIGFVVGTRGVLVIDTGMGPRNGRTVLAEAEKLAAGKQIYLVTTHVHPEHDLGAEAFPATTKMIRSADQEEDIRHHGYDLTKVFIARSPVNAELLNGAKFRTSDIHFDKEYTLELGGVTVRIFATGPDHTLGDTAIWVPSERVLFSGDVAMRGLPSFIPPDSSLQQLATEPGGVCRTEADRSGAKPWTGWRCQLHLQLPGTADNNPRPCGCLEAAGANGGPGGGNAERRTGATVQGHQPAGRSHPHGLRRGAVIDGAHGGEESFPAAVA; encoded by the coding sequence ATGAAGCCCTTTTCTCTTGCCCTGTATATGGCGCTGACGGCTGCTGCCCTGGCCCAGCCGTCAGCGGCCAGGCCACCCATCGTGCCAGGCGGCGAGACGCGCCATCTGACCGAACACACCTACGCTATTGAAGACAAGGACACGACGCCCGGTGTGCCGAACATCGGCTTTGTGGTGGGGACGCGGGGTGTGCTGGTGATCGACACCGGCATGGGGCCGCGCAACGGCCGCACGGTGCTGGCCGAAGCGGAAAAGCTGGCCGCCGGCAAGCAGATCTACCTGGTGACGACACATGTGCATCCGGAACACGACCTGGGTGCGGAGGCCTTTCCCGCCACGACAAAGATGATCCGTTCGGCCGACCAGGAGGAGGATATCCGGCACCATGGGTATGACCTGACAAAGGTCTTCATTGCCCGCAGCCCCGTCAACGCCGAGTTGCTGAATGGAGCAAAGTTCCGCACCTCCGACATTCACTTCGACAAGGAGTACACGCTCGAGCTTGGCGGCGTGACAGTGCGCATTTTTGCTACCGGGCCGGACCACACGCTGGGCGATACGGCGATCTGGGTACCGTCGGAGCGAGTGCTCTTCTCCGGTGATGTCGCCATGCGCGGCCTGCCGTCGTTTATTCCGCCGGACTCCAGCCTGCAGCAACTGGCTACTGAGCCTGGAGGAGTTTGCCGCACTGAAGCCGATCGTAGTGGTGCCAAGCCATGGACCGGTTGGCGATGCCAGCTACATCTCCAACTACCAGGCACTGCTGACAACAATCCGCGACCGTGCGGCTGCCTTGAAGCAGCAGGGGCAAACGGTGGACCAGGTGGTGGCAACGCTGAGCGCAGAACTGGTGCCACAGTACAAGGACACCAACCGGCTGGGCGGAGCCATCCGCACGGCTTACGCCGAGGCGCCGTAATCGACGGAGCGCATGGCGGTGAAGAGAGCTTCCCAGCCGCTGTCGCCTAA
- a CDS encoding MarR family winged helix-turn-helix transcriptional regulator, translated as MSARRMARVLTKMYAEEMGAHMEPAQFGLLQTAANLPHCTQAGLARALAMDKTTISRDVAVMKKRGWLEGGRGEIRVTAAGRTLLAETTPYWQRAQKRLRRALGDSGWEALFTAMRSVDYGASA; from the coding sequence ATGTCCGCACGGCGCATGGCGCGTGTGCTGACGAAGATGTATGCCGAGGAAATGGGGGCGCACATGGAACCGGCGCAATTCGGCCTGTTGCAAACGGCGGCGAACCTGCCGCACTGCACCCAGGCCGGGCTGGCCCGTGCTCTTGCCATGGATAAAACCACCATCTCGCGCGATGTGGCCGTAATGAAGAAGCGCGGATGGCTGGAAGGAGGCCGCGGCGAGATCCGCGTCACCGCCGCGGGCCGCACCCTGCTGGCCGAAACCACGCCTTATTGGCAGCGGGCGCAAAAACGCCTGCGCAGAGCATTAGGCGACAGCGGCTGGGAAGCTCTCTTCACCGCCATGCGCTCCGTCGATTACGGCGCCTCGGCGTAA
- a CDS encoding YciI family protein: MRKLAVLVLLFASYAALHAQTAVKPTCVLVNLTAKPGMREKMGPVMQQEVTDTVQAYLDGKILQWFSRADGTGVMFILNATSVDDAKAIMGALPLDKAGLVNLEFTPLAPLQPLKRLLGAQK; the protein is encoded by the coding sequence ATGCGCAAGCTCGCCGTTCTCGTTCTGTTGTTCGCCTCCTATGCCGCTCTTCACGCCCAGACCGCCGTCAAACCCACCTGTGTCCTGGTCAACCTCACCGCTAAGCCCGGTATGCGGGAAAAGATGGGCCCCGTCATGCAGCAGGAAGTGACGGATACCGTACAGGCCTACCTCGATGGCAAGATCCTGCAATGGTTCTCCCGCGCTGACGGCACCGGCGTCATGTTCATCCTGAACGCCACCAGCGTTGATGACGCCAAGGCCATCATGGGCGCTCTGCCGCTGGACAAGGCCGGTCTCGTCAACCTGGAGTTCACCCCCTTGGCGCCGCTGCAGCCGCTCAAGCGCCTTCTCGGAGCGCAGAAGTGA
- a CDS encoding TetR/AcrR family transcriptional regulator — MRYNPEHKTRTRDRIVRNAARQLRAEGLSGSGVASVMKASGLTVGGFYKHFHSKDELVADAIAQGFAEFDDKANSILLDVPQEDRWKEMVRRYLSLEHCDHPEIGCPVAALAPEIARAEVSVRQRAADLIQERKDQLLQMMPGATATERERNFFILLSAMAGAISVARIHPEAADRQKILQEMQDHLLRSF, encoded by the coding sequence ATGCGGTATAACCCCGAACACAAGACGCGCACCCGTGATCGAATCGTCAGGAACGCTGCTCGTCAGCTCCGCGCCGAGGGGCTGAGCGGTTCCGGCGTGGCCAGCGTCATGAAGGCTTCGGGCCTGACTGTGGGTGGCTTTTACAAGCATTTCCATAGCAAGGACGAGCTTGTTGCCGATGCCATTGCCCAGGGATTCGCGGAGTTTGACGATAAAGCCAATTCCATCCTGCTCGATGTGCCTCAAGAAGACAGGTGGAAAGAGATGGTTCGGCGGTATCTCTCGCTCGAGCACTGTGATCATCCGGAAATCGGCTGTCCGGTTGCGGCATTGGCTCCTGAAATTGCTCGCGCCGAAGTTTCCGTGAGACAACGAGCCGCGGATCTCATCCAGGAACGCAAAGATCAGCTGCTGCAAATGATGCCGGGGGCGACCGCAACGGAGCGGGAACGGAATTTTTTCATTCTCCTTAGCGCCATGGCGGGCGCCATTTCGGTAGCCCGCATTCACCCTGAGGCCGCCGACCGCCAAAAGATATTGCAGGAGATGCAAGACCACCTTTTACGCAGCTTCTGA